Sequence from the Botrytis cinerea B05.10 chromosome 12, complete sequence genome:
AGGTAATTCGAAGGATATTTGTGGATTTGGGGGTAGTCGGCAGATACTAGGTATATGATGAATAAATTGGGAGAGCTTCAGGGCAACAGTCAGTGTGGTGTTGTAGTGGGGGATTAGCTGCGAGGCCCAAAATTGCGGGAGAAATGCGGCCGCGTCCAGCAGATAACAGACCGCCTTCCTAGTTCGCCACAACCTGGCAGAAATGCGACCAATTCCCCATAGGAAAAGTGTGAGAGTACGGAGTAAAAACGGTCTTACCTACTTGGGCAGAATCATcttatacctaggtagtcaAATCCCTTTCCTTGACCTTCACTTACCTCGTCCTTCTCTTGAGTTTACatgttttatatatcttcaagctTTCTACATTGGGAAAGATCTTGGGCATATTTCAACCGCCCGCAGGAGCACAAGCGAATGACGTCTCGCAGATGACGAGAGAcgcagcagcagcaaaaaGTCTCTACCATTGGCGTTGGGTTTCTCCTATCGGATGAAACGCTGGGGGTGAGGGGACGTTCACTTCTTCTGAATAACACAACCAGATAACAATAAcaagaattcaatttctccCGCCTCTCACCTCCCAACACGCTGAAAATATCCATTGCATCTTGGCAAACCTCTTTCTCAccctcttttcccttttcccgTTCTTATCTCTACCCTTTGACTTCTGCCTGCCAGTGTTGTGCTGtagatctcatctcacccTGCAGCATGCGCTGGAAGAGGTGCATGAATGCGACATCAAACAATTCTACACTAGTCTAATTGGGTTTGCTCCTGGTATTAGCGATGGAAACTAATAGAAACCAACAAACAGGAAGAAAAGGCGTCACTCCTTCAGCCGAAGAGGATCTTCTATCgtttgatgatattgttacTGCCGTTCCACCTACAATCTTGTCTTCGTCTGTCGCTCCATATACTTCTCGAGATAAGATACCTTCTGCATCTGGCAACGGAGATGCTATAGCAGATGTTAGCAGTGGTTACCTCAAACAGGCTACCGTATCTTCTCATTCTGCTCAAGTCCGATCATCTTCAAACGGCAATCAAGGTGATGCCAAAAGTTCTCCCTCTCTTTCACCTGATAGTAAACTGGAATTCATCTTTGGGCCTCCTTTAAGGGAGCCAGAGAAGccattctttaataaatcttcttATTCGTTTCGAGATTCGAGTTTGTTTGCTCAACAACCCTTCACTAATTTTGGGCAAGGCCTCTCCTCATTGATTGTCAACACGGCTAAACCATTACTTGAAGCAAGCTTAGTAGATGAGTCTTTAAGATCTTCAAGTCCAGATCTTATTCAATTCACTCCTCCAAAACAGAATTTGCCcaaggaggaaagagaaaaagctAAAACCCTCCAAATTCACGCCTCGAAATCGAATTCCAGCTCGTTCGCGTTCTTATCATTGaatcctttttcttcttcaagctTACCCCGCACAACAGGAGGGTTGAGCAGAAATCgggcttcttcttctatgGAAAATTCGAGAACTCTCGATCCAAAGATACTCAAACCAGTTATCATCAATAATCACCAGGGCGAATGCTTCCAAGAGGCTTCCAGAACAGGTATACCTCAGGCTGATACTTTTGATAAATCTTCCCTTGCTAAGACTGCGGATATGGATTTGTCACCAGTTTCTCACCATGCGGATGTGCTTGCGACGACGGTTAGTTCTATATATTCAGGCTCTCCGTGCTGGCTAACAGGTCCTCAACAGGTCACTGCACAGCATTCTGCAATAGCCGCCCAGAACGCAGCTCAAAGCTCTAAGATGCCAGGTCCTGAAGCTTTTTTACTTGCCGAAAAGGACGAGGCAGGTTCTCCCGTTGTTATATCACTGGGTTCTGCAAACCAAATTCCTTCTGGAAACATTTCTTTGCAGCTTGATTCACCATCTCTGGAAAACCATTCTCCAAATGTGACCCCAATCAACAAAGTCCCTACACCATTCGCACTTTCTACAAGGACAACCGATGACGTTTTCGCAGAACTTAGGCGGCCTTTGCATCCCCAAGCTATTCAGAGCCAGATTGATATCAAGACTTCCTCTTGTGTTGATAGTTATAACACGAATGATGAGATTCTAGACAACAATCAAGGTTCCAATCAAAAAGATCTGCATGTTGTTGAAAAGGataaggaagaggaagaggaagaggatatGAACCAAGCCATACCCGATATCAAACGTATCTCAGcacgaaaacaaaagaacGCTGCCATATTTGACGTTTTTCTTAAGGAAGCTACCAAACTACCAAAGACAGAAAAGACTTCACATGCGAATGATGAAGCAATTCAGTCTACTAGGTGGTTGATTGACCAAGCAGAAAAACAGCATATTATAGAAAGTCCCAGGGACTATCAACTTGAATTGTTTGAGAAGGCAAAGAAACAGAACATTATAGCTGTACTTGATACAGGTAAGCTTTTCTTCGATCGATCTCTTTTTCCCAGTCTGACTAATATTTTTAGGATCTGGCAAGACATTCATTGCAGTTCTCTTACTTCGGTGGATCATAGACCAAGAGCTTGAAGATAGAGCTATTGGCAAGCCTCATCGTGTTTCATTCTTCCTGGTAAGTCCTACATACTACATGACAGATCAACACTGACATGTTAGTAAGGTTGATTCTGTGACCCTTTGCCATCAACAACACTCAGTACTCAGAAATAATCTCAATCAGCCAACAGACATGATCTGTGGGCTTATGGGAACTGACTTATCTGATCACATAAAGTGGAAGAAACGACTGGATACGAATATGGTCATTGTCTGCACTGCAGAAATTTTGCGCCAATGCCTGCACCATTCGTTTGTTACAATGGCTCAAATAAATCTGCTAATTTTCGATGAAGCCCACCATGCAAAGAAGGATCATCCTTATGCTAGgattattaaagatttttatcGCAATGACACGGAAAAGGATATCGCTCTGCCTAAAATATTTGGGATGACAGCATCACCGGTAGATGCTAGAGATAATGTCAAGAAAGCTGCGGAAGAACTTGAAGGTTTGCTACACAGTCAAATATGTACTGCAGAAGATCCCAGCTTGCTGCAGTACTCAATCAAAGGTAAACCTGAGACTCTTGCCTACTATGATCCCTTGGGCCCGAAATTCAATACTCCTCTTTATCTTCAAATGCTCCCGCTTCTAAAAGACAATCCTATCTTTCGGAAGCCATTTGTATTTGGGACAGAAGCCAGTAGAACTCTAGGATCTTGGTGTGTTGACCAGATCTGGACTTTCTgtcttcaagaagaagagtctAAGAAACTACAAGCAAGGACGGAGCAGGCGCATCATAAGAAGAGAGTCCCGGAGCCACTTGAAGTGCTAGAGAAACGCAAGGAACAACTTGAACAAGCCAAATCCATTGTCGAAAATCACACTTTCGAGCCACCACACTTTGCATCAAGATTATTGGATGATTTCACAACAAAAGTTCACTATTCGAATAATTTATCTACTAAAGTCGTTGCTCTCTTGAGTATTCTCAAAGATCGTTTCCAACGACCCACCAATGACAAGTGTATTGTATTTGTCAAAGAAAGATACACCGCACGCCTTCTAGCCTCACTTCTCTCCACACCTGAAGCTGGGACACCATTCTTGAAGGCTGCACCGCTGGTATGTAACCGATTATATCCACTGAACACAACTCCTAACATTTTTACAGGTTGGTACTACGTCTGCTTCAGCCGGGGAAATGCATATCACATTTAGATCACAAACTCTTACTATGCACAACTTTCGCAATGGTAAAATCAACTGCCTTATCGCAACATCAGTTGCTGAAGAAGGTCTTGACATTCCTGACTGTAACCTCGTTGTCAGATTCGATTTGTACAATACAGTCATTCAGTACATTCAATCTAGAGGTCGTGCTAGGCATATCAATTCAAGGTACTACCATATGGTAGAGAGCCACAACGAGGAACAGATTCGTACAATCAAAGAGGTTTTGAAGCATGAGAAAATGCTAAAGCTTTTTGCTTCTGCTCTTCCAGAAGATCGAAAATTGACCGGAAACAACTTCAATATGGATTACTTCCTCAGAAAAGAACGAGGCCACAGAATTTACCCTGTCCCGAATAGTGACGCAAAACTTACTTACAGAATGAGCTTAACGGTCCTATCTGCCTTCGTTGACTCACTTCCTCGAGCCCCAGAGTCGGTTCTTCGAGTGGATTATGTCGTCACAACTGTCGATAAGCAGTTTATCTGTGAGGCCATTTTGCCAGAAGAAGCACCCATACGCGGAGCAATTGGTCGGCCAGCAACAACTAAACAAGTGGCCAAATGCTCAGCAGCCTTTGAAACTTGTGTGATTCTGCACCAGAAAGGATACATCAACGACTACCTACTTTCTACATTTAAAAGATCAGCACACATGATGAGAAATGCACTTTTGGctgtggatggaaagaagcaagaagcTTATGATATGCAGACTAAACCAACTTTATGGTCTTCGAAAGGGAAACAAGGCATATTTTATATGACTGTCTTGTCTCTCAAATCTCCAGATAATCTTGACAGAGCATCTCAGCCATTGGGCTTACTGACAAGATCACCCTTGCCTGATTTGCCAGAATTTGTTCTTCATTTCGGAGCAGGGCGAAACTCTCCAACCTCGTGCGTACCTCTCGCTTCCTCAATTACGCTCGAAAAAAACAAGCTTGACCAAGTTAATATGTTCACCCTATGTTTATTCCAAGATGTGTTCAGTAAAGCATACAAATCAGATCCGGATAGTATGCCATACTTTCTGGTTCCTATCAACTGCCTGAATGCTATTGTCGACTGGAAATCACAAAACCCAATGTCAATAATCGATTGGGAGACAGTTGAATATGTCCAAGACTTCGAGAATAAGCAAGCTGATAAGCCATGGGAGCACAAGCCATGGTTAGGAAAGCCTGACGATTATTTCAAAGACAAATTCATAACTGATCCCTTTGACGGGTCTCGAAAATTGTGGTCCGTTGGAATCACAAAAGAATACAGACCATTGGATCCAGTCCCACCAAACACGGCGCCCAGGAAGGGAGCTAGAAAGAACAATAGTAATATCATGGAGTATAGTTGTAGTCTCTGGGCAAAGGCTAGAGCAAAACGAACTTTTGATGAAGAACAGCCTGTTATTGAAGCAACCTACATTTCACTTCGGAGAAATTTgcttgatgaatttgatggagGTGAGCTCGAGACTTCAAAGAAgtgttttattattttagaaCCATTGAAGGTATCACCTCTTCCAACTACCGTGGTTGCAATGGCCTATCTTTTACCTGCAATTATTCATCGAGTTGAGTCATATCTCATTGCTCTTGAAGCAACAGACTTGTTACATCTTGATATCCGTCCTGATCTTGCGCTAGAGGCTGTTACCAAGGATTCCGACAATTCTGGAGAGCATGGTGAGGAACAGACAAACTTTCAACGTGGAATGGGCAATAATTATGAACGATTGGAATTTCTTGGGGACTGCTTCTTGAAGATGGGAACGTCAATATCTCTATACGGTCTAAATCCTGATAGTGATGAATTCCGCTACCATGTTGATCGTATGTGTCTGATTTGCAACAAAAATCTGTTCAATACGGCTTTGAAATTAGAGCTTTACAAATACATTCGGTCGGCAGCCTTCAACCGACGAGCTTGGTATCCCGAAGGCCCCGAATTATTAAGAGGAAAGACAGCCACGGCACCAAATACCCACAAGCTCGGCGATAAGTCAGTTGCAGATGTTTGTGAAGCAATGATTGGAGCTGCTTTACTAAGCCACCACGAAAGCAAGTCCATGGATAATGCGGTTCGCGCCGTTACTGAAGTTGTCAATAGTGACAACCACAATGCTGTTGTATGGTCTGATTATTACAAATTGTATGAGAAACCAAAATGGCAAACTGCTACAGCTACAGCTGCACAAATAGATATGGCAAGACAAGTTGAAATGAAACATCCATATCATTTCAAACACCCACGCCTGTTAAGATCAGCTTTCATCCATCCGGCATACTTGTTCATCTATGAACAAATTCCTTGTTATCAACGTCTCGAATTTTTGGGTGATTCGCTACTCGATATGGCATGTGTCAACTTCCTTTTTCACAACCACCCAACAAAAGATCCTCAGTGGCTCACTGAGCACAAGATGGCTATAGTATCCAATCAGTTTCTTGGAGCTCTTTGTGTCAAATTAGGCTTCCACAAACATCTACTGACACTCGATTCTCAAGTTCAAAAAATGATTGCAGATTACTCCTCAGATATCAATGAAGCTCTCATTCAAGCCAAAACGGACGCAAAGAGAGTCGGCAAAGTAGAAGATGATTACGCTCGTGATTATTGGATTGCCGTCCGTCAACCTCCTAAATGTCTTCCCGATATTGTAGAAGCATTCATTGGTGCCATTTTTGTCGACTCTGAGTATGACTACGGTGAAGTTGAGAAGTTCTTTGAAATGCATATCAGATGGTACTTTGAGGATATGGGCATCTACGATACCTATGCTAACAAGCACCCAACCACTTTCCTTACTAATTTCTTGCAAAAGAACATGGGATGTGAGGACTGGGCACCAGTTAGTAAGGAAGTACCTGGAGAGGATGGTAGAAAGAATGTTGTAGTTTGCGGGGTCATCATACACAATAAGGTGGTATCAACTGCCACTGCCGAAAGTATGAGATATGCTAGGGTCGGAGCAGCGAGGAATGCCTTGAGAAAATTGGAGGGAATGAGTGTCCGAGAATTCAGGGATGAATACGGGTGCTCATGTGAaggtgatgttgttgatgaagagggcaatattgaatttgttgaacGTGAAGACGGGATGGAGGGGATCGGTATGGGATATTGAGAAGAGGTTGTTGGcaatattttgaagaaagcTGAGGCTGATTTGAATGGAGATTAAAAGGGGAATGAAGCTGCGGGGCCACCGATAGCACAAAAACTACTGAAGATTTGAAGCACGTTAAAATTACACTCAGGAATAAACGGATGGCAAGCTTTTCGATCGCCCAAACACGGATCTACGACTACGAGTTACGCACGACATGATTTAGCCTTTTGTGTGCAATGATGATTAGATAGCATTGCATTTCTCGAAATTGACGGCACGACTTTTACGGGCAGATAATATCAAAGATTCCTAGTGAGCAAGCGGTGATGATACGATGTCATTCCAAAAGTTTTTTCCTCGcgaattttatttcatttcgaAGGCATCTTTGCTTAGCAGCATATTCACCTTTGATGTCCTCTGTAGGGGATGGAGTCTCTAATCTCGCGGTCACAATGAGACGTGATGCGCTGCGAAGTGGTGACAATTTCCCTTTACTTAGAATAGATCATGCACACATGCATGATGCATAGCTAGCTAGTTTTTTATTCAATGATAGTTTAATGACAAACACGTATCTAGATATCCTCATTCATGTATCTGTGGGAGGTTGACTTAAGTTATGGCTGACTTGATAGTTTcattatatatgtatatgtgatATCTAAGTAAAGATTAAAGTGAAATCGAAATGCAACGCCGAAATTCTATTAATTCCATGAAATGATGTGATATGGCATGACATGATATCCAAACTCCGATTTGAAATGCTCCAGCTTCGCTTTCTAAAATTGGTAAAAGGGACATTATTTCGTCTGGTTGTGGGTTTTCATTTCTGTGCTCCTACTAGGTGTGAATGATAGAGTATgctgtggtgtggtgtgatctcggaatttggaaatttgaggGCTGTATATCACCTCATTTCGTGTGTCCGAATTTCTACAGACTTAAACCAAAACTCTCCTCAATCCCCCAACACCGCCTAATACCCTCCTTCCACTAACCGCACATCTGCCGGCGCCGCTTTCccattttccttctcttgTTTCCCTgtattcttcctttttctcttttccatctccGTCTTCTTTCTCGCCGCTCGCTACAACCTCTGCGCCCCCTTTCATAAATGTCTCTTGTAGCTCATGCACTCCCTCGATCCAGCGATGGATACAAGTATAACAGTATACGTAACCGGTCTGACAAGCTGTCGGGGTCGTGATTTCTTGTAAGCAAATCGGACAGTTCTCTAGAGATTCGGTGCTTGAGGAAGAAGGTGCAGGAATAACGTAGATTGGGAGGTGGGTGAGAGTCGAGATGGGTGGATTGGTGGGCTCTTCTGAGGATTTATCTTCTggggaagttggagatgCGGTTTCCGGCTTTGATGAGGATGCTGGCTTGGAGGGAGTAGTAGCAGAAGGTGTATACGAAATTATAGGCGGTGGTAGCTCCAACCCCTCCGTCGCCTTCCTCGACAATTGTCTCGCAAAATCACTCGCATGCCACCATTCCAAAAACTTGAGCGCAAAAATACTCGTTGGCAGCAATAGCTTCAATCCAGCCCCTAATCTTCCCATGGCCAATCTTGGATCCAATAAGCTTCTTATTCCCAGGTTACCTCCTGGTGTCGTAGATGAAGGGGCATTTGCAAGGGCTTCAAATGCTTGGAAATCTGCTTGACTTAACCGTCGTATGCGGGTACCTATCAGCCAGAGGAAAGGGTCGGAATAAACTCCCGAACCGGATTTTGAGTTGGAAAACAGGTAGCGTAGGTTGAAGGCCAAGATGCTGAAATAATACGCAGCGTTGACGCTGGGATATACATTAGTAAGAAACCAACGATAGTAATGGAGGAATCGTTGGCGGAGTGTAGGATTTGGTGGCATTCGAGTATAGTTTGCGCCGAGGAGAGCGCGGGGGGCGTTTATCTCTGCAGATTCATCGAGGCGGCGTTTGAGATAGGGGATCCCGACCAAGACAGCGAGATTTTTCCATACATCTTTGGTTGTAAGTTTTGTTGCTTCTCGTAGACTGGCGTTGGCGCCTTCGGCAGTCAATCTTAAGGACCCTATAGCGGGGGGTAAGGCTCGTTCACGTTTTAGAGAATAGAAGTTCTCGAcgaaggaagaggaatagGTTGTCAGGTAGTGGTGTTCGATTGCTAGGAAAAGAAGGGCGTGGAGTTCGTGGAAAGAATTGAGGATTGGAAGGAGATGGCGTGGATGCCGATGAGTGGCGACAGTTAGGAGGTAGTGCAGCGATGGAGGGAGTAGAGATGATAGTTGAGTTGAGGACAGGAGTTCGAATAAGGAGGGTTTGTAAGGGTCGAGGGGTGGTTCTAAAGACATTGTGGATGCGCGGTGAGGTGTGTTGTGCGAGGTATTGGATGGCTGCTTTGGTTCGTAAAAGCTTTGATAGAAAGCTTGAGTTGCAATGGCAAGCCTTGATGTATAATGCTAACGATAGTTGTATTCGTGATTTTCGTTAAAGGTCGTGTGGAAATTCAATTCTCAGCGTCGCGATTCGATTGTGACAAGCTTGTAGTTGAGAGAGCCGCCAAGGTCGAGATTATCAGATGAATATTGAGGGATATTAAGATTGACACTATTTGCATTTCATATGGCATAATAAATAACCGCAGACattatagatagatatgaaaatgaagttgaatattataagaatCCGTTGATGAGAAGTTCTCAATGTATGAATGTATCGCGAGGCTGTAATGCCGAGGTTGAGAGATCACCATTGAAGTCCGTGATTACATAATTCATAATCACGTGCATTTATGCTTCGTTTAGCTTTGTCGCGTGTGCTCCAGAAATTTGTACTACGAAAACGAAACCCTGGGGTAGTTCATACTATTTCATGTACTATATGTATCTAGGAGCAAGGTCTCCTAGGTCATGACTAGTCTATGACAGGTACAATGATATCTGAATTTCTATCAATCTGGTTGAAATTACCATGGATATCTCAGATATTGCAATCATTCTATGTGTTCAGTTCATGCTTcatattccattcattcatttatgtGCTTGATCGGATCAAAATCTGAGATATCAGTCTAcaatttgattcaaattttgaGGAGTAATAAGTGCGCTAGTAATTTTAGGATATTTCAACCTGTGCCAATCTAGTTAACTAGTCTATAGACTAGTTCTGCTTCGGTCTGAGCTAGACATTTAAGAATAGGTACTATGAGGAAGGAGTATTCCTCTCCCAGCCTTCTAATGGTACACAAAAAATATacaactttcttttctcttcaagCAGAATACCCGCTCCTGTATTgcccttttttttttcttcttctccgtATTATACGCTCACAGTCATTCGTATACATTTGGACTTTTATATCTATTCGAGTATTCACATACATTCATACATTTGCAGC
This genomic interval carries:
- the Bcpex12 gene encoding Bcpex12, yielding MSLEPPLDPYKPSLFELLSSTQLSSLLPPSLHYLLTVATHRHPRHLLPILNSFHELHALLFLAIEHHYLTTYSSSFVENFYSLKRERALPPAIGSLRLTAEGANASLREATKLTTKDVWKNLAVLVGIPYLKRRLDESAEINAPRALLGANYTRMPPNPTLRQRFLHYYRWFLTNVYPSVNAAYYFSILAFNLRYLFSNSKSGSGVYSDPFLWLIGTRIRRLSQADFQAFEALANAPSSTTPGGNLGIRSLLDPRLAMGRLGAGLKLLLPTSIFALKFLEWWHASDFARQLSRKATEGLELPPPIISYTPSATTPSKPASSSKPETASPTSPEDKSSEEPTNPPISTLTHLPIYVIPAPSSSSTESLENCPICLQEITTPTACQTGYVYCYTCIHRWIEGVHELQETFMKGGAEVVASGEKEDGDGKEKKEEYRETREGKWESGAGRCAVSGRRVLGGVGGLRRVLV
- the BcdcL1 gene encoding BcdcL1: METNRNQQTGRKGVTPSAEEDLLSFDDIVTAVPPTILSSSVAPYTSRDKIPSASGNGDAIADVSSGYLKQATVSSHSAQVRSSSNGNQGDAKSSPSLSPDSKLEFIFGPPLREPEKPFFNKSSYSFRDSSLFAQQPFTNFGQGLSSLIVNTAKPLLEASLVDESLRSSSPDLIQFTPPKQNLPKEEREKAKTLQIHASKSNSSSFAFLSLNPFSSSSLPRTTGGLSRNRASSSMENSRTLDPKILKPVIINNHQGECFQEASRTGIPQADTFDKSSLAKTADMDLSPVSHHADVLATTVTAQHSAIAAQNAAQSSKMPGPEAFLLAEKDEAGSPVVISLGSANQIPSGNISLQLDSPSLENHSPNVTPINKVPTPFALSTRTTDDVFAELRRPLHPQAIQSQIDIKTSSCVDSYNTNDEILDNNQGSNQKDLHVVEKDKEEEEEEDMNQAIPDIKRISARKQKNAAIFDVFLKEATKLPKTEKTSHANDEAIQSTRWLIDQAEKQHIIESPRDYQLELFEKAKKQNIIAVLDTGSGKTFIAVLLLRWIIDQELEDRAIGKPHRVSFFLVDSVTLCHQQHSVLRNNLNQPTDMICGLMGTDLSDHIKWKKRLDTNMVIVCTAEILRQCLHHSFVTMAQINLLIFDEAHHAKKDHPYARIIKDFYRNDTEKDIALPKIFGMTASPVDARDNVKKAAEELEGLLHSQICTAEDPSLLQYSIKGKPETLAYYDPLGPKFNTPLYLQMLPLLKDNPIFRKPFVFGTEASRTLGSWCVDQIWTFCLQEEESKKLQARTEQAHHKKRVPEPLEVLEKRKEQLEQAKSIVENHTFEPPHFASRLLDDFTTKVHYSNNLSTKVVALLSILKDRFQRPTNDKCIVFVKERYTARLLASLLSTPEAGTPFLKAAPLVGTTSASAGEMHITFRSQTLTMHNFRNGKINCLIATSVAEEGLDIPDCNLVVRFDLYNTVIQYIQSRGRARHINSRYYHMVESHNEEQIRTIKEVLKHEKMLKLFASALPEDRKLTGNNFNMDYFLRKERGHRIYPVPNSDAKLTYRMSLTVLSAFVDSLPRAPESVLRVDYVVTTVDKQFICEAILPEEAPIRGAIGRPATTKQVAKCSAAFETCVILHQKGYINDYLLSTFKRSAHMMRNALLAVDGKKQEAYDMQTKPTLWSSKGKQGIFYMTVLSLKSPDNLDRASQPLGLLTRSPLPDLPEFVLHFGAGRNSPTSCVPLASSITLEKNKLDQVNMFTLCLFQDVFSKAYKSDPDSMPYFLVPINCLNAIVDWKSQNPMSIIDWETVEYVQDFENKQADKPWEHKPWLGKPDDYFKDKFITDPFDGSRKLWSVGITKEYRPLDPVPPNTAPRKGARKNNSNIMEYSCSLWAKARAKRTFDEEQPVIEATYISLRRNLLDEFDGGELETSKKCFIILEPLKVSPLPTTVVAMAYLLPAIIHRVESYLIALEATDLLHLDIRPDLALEAVTKDSDNSGEHGEEQTNFQRGMGNNYERLEFLGDCFLKMGTSISLYGLNPDSDEFRYHVDRMCLICNKNLFNTALKLELYKYIRSAAFNRRAWYPEGPELLRGKTATAPNTHKLGDKSVADVCEAMIGAALLSHHESKSMDNAVRAVTEVVNSDNHNAVVWSDYYKLYEKPKWQTATATAAQIDMARQVEMKHPYHFKHPRLLRSAFIHPAYLFIYEQIPCYQRLEFLGDSLLDMACVNFLFHNHPTKDPQWLTEHKMAIVSNQFLGALCVKLGFHKHLLTLDSQVQKMIADYSSDINEALIQAKTDAKRVGKVEDDYARDYWIAVRQPPKCLPDIVEAFIGAIFVDSEYDYGEVEKFFEMHIRWYFEDMGIYDTYANKHPTTFLTNFLQKNMGCEDWAPVSKEVPGEDGRKNVVVCGVIIHNKVVSTATAESMRYARVGAARNALRKLEGMSVREFRDEYGCSCEGDVVDEEGNIEFVEREDGMEGIGMGY